A DNA window from Impatiens glandulifera chromosome 7, dImpGla2.1, whole genome shotgun sequence contains the following coding sequences:
- the LOC124909828 gene encoding transcription factor TGA2.3-like: MTLLRARTRSGPLAFHQRTVAFWPFCRVSIYRANMRVSVLLASRMRGEEEEERMNETGYPDLEELEQPAVFHPYPPNTSHHPHHPHHHPVVDSNPSSIYNNNMKVRNIGAVSNNNMLQFGCLNTNICPEVMGSSGRADFLMQKGSLMAAIEGGGGRRESLGGGNFNSWGDSIAASAAVVAAAAMADNNSQQTDTSTDVDTDDKNNHHHQQQANRGQFDLHAVVDSDQQMRRTGDQKTLRRLAQNREAARKSRLRKKAYVQQLENSRVKLNQLEQEVHRARNQGLFASPNGLSIDQVGSPVVGNGGGGAMAFNADYARWLDEQLRMINELRSSLSSQVGESDLRLLVDGVISHYDDLFRLKGIASKADVFHILSGMWKTPAERCFMWLGGFRSSELLKILGNQLEPLTDQQLVGICNLQQSSQQAEDALSQGVEALQQSLLETLLPSLGPSGGLGNVADYMGQMAIAMSKLSTLENFIHQADLLRQQTLQQLHRILTTRQAAHALLVINDYMARLRALSSLWLARPRN; encoded by the exons ATGACGTTGTTACGAGCGAGAACGCGAAGCGGTCCGTTGGCGTTCCATCAACGCACCGTTGCATTTTGGCCGTTCTGTCGCGTTTCAATTTACAGAGCTAACATGCGCGTTAGTGTGTTGCTTGCTTCGCGGAT gcgaggagaagaagaagaggaacgAATGAATGAAACGGGATATCCGGATCTGGAAGAACTTGAACAACCCGCTGTCTTTCATCCTTATCCTCCTAATACTTCtcatcatcctcatcatcctcatcatcatCCTGTTGTTGATTCAAATCCAA gcTCCATTTACAACAACAACATGAAGGTAAGAAATATTGGTGCTGTTTCTAACAACAACATGTTACAGTTTGGTTGCTTGAACACG AATATTTGTCCCGAGGTAATGGGTTCATCAGGGAGGGCAGATTTCTTGATGCAGAAAGGGTCTCTAATGGCGGCAattgaaggaggaggaggaagaagagagTCGTTGGGAGGTGGGAATTTTAACAGCTGGGGAGATTCTATTGCTGCTTCTGCTGCTGTTGTTGCTGCTGCTGCCATGGCTGATAATAATAGCCAACAGACTGACACTTCTACAGATGTCGATACTGATGATAAAAAcaaccatcatcatcaacaa CAGGCCAATAGAGGCCAGTTCGACTTGCATGCGGTTGTGGATTCTGATCAACAGATGAGGAGAACGGGGGATCAAAAG ACTCTTCGAAGGCTCGCTCAAAACCGAGAAGCTGCTAGGAAAAGCCGATTACGAAAGAAA GCTTATGTTCAACAATTGGAGAATAGTCGTGTTAAGCTTAACCAGCTTGAGCAAGAGGTTCATCGAGCAAGGAATCAA GGATTGTTTGCATCGCCTAACGGGCTCTCAATTGATCAAGTTGGTTCGCCGGTTGTAGGAAATG GAGGTGGAGGAGCGATGGCGTTTAATGCGGATTATGCACGTTGGCTTGACGAACAACTTCGGATGATCAATGAATTAAGATCATCCTTGAGTTCTCAAGTTGGGGAATCGGATTTAAGGCTTTTGGTTGATGGAGTAATTTCACATTATGACGATCTTTTTAGGTTAAAAGGAATAGCTTCCAAAGCCGATGTCTTTCACATTCTCTCTGGAATGTGGAAGACACCAGCCGAGAGGTGTTTCATGTGGTTGGGTGGATTTCGTTCGTCTGAACTCTTAAAG ATACTCGGGAACCAGCTGGAACCGTTGACAGATCAGCAATTGGTCGGAATATGTAATCTGCAGCAGTCGTCTCAACAGGCGGAAGATGCTTTATCCCAAGGTGTGGAGGCTTTGCAACAATCACTGCTCGAAACTCTTTTGCCTAGCTTGGGTCCTAGTGGGGGTTTAGGAAATGTAGCCGATTATATGGGACAAATGGCTATTGCCATGAGCAAACTTTCGACTCTCGAGAATTTCATCCATCAG GCGGACCTATTGAGGCAGCAAACATTGCAACAATTGCATAGGATCTTGACAACCCGACAAGCGGCTCATGCTCTTCTTGTCATAAACGACTACATGGCTAGGCTTCGAGCCCTTAGCTCTTTATGGTTGGCCAGGCCGAGGAATTGA